The following nucleotide sequence is from Ahniella affigens.
CTGAGCCTGAGAACTTGACGGCGAGTCTGGAAGCGCCGGGTTTGACGAACTATGTCCGGTCGCCGCCGGAAATCAAACCATTGCGGTTGCATTTTGATCATCCAGCCAAACCGATCGACGCGAAGGACCTAGCCAAGGGTTTCATTCTGAAGCCCGCCTTGAATGGCCGCTGGGTCTGGACCGACGAAACCAATGTGGCGTTCGAGCCAAGCGATGATTGGGCGATTGGTCAGACTTACGAGGTCCGCCTCGAACCCGAAAGTTGCTGTGCCAAGGTACGACCGCTCGGCGAGACGCGCTTTGAGTTCACGACTGAACCCTTCGTCGCAAGCGTTGGCAGCCGAGAGTTCTATCAGGACCCGACCGACCCGAAGACCAAGCGCGCGTTGTTCGAGCTGAAGTTCTCGCATCCGGTTGACAGCGCGGCCCTTGAAACGCGCGTGCAATTGAGAATGGTCGATGCCAAAGGCAAGGCCGTCAGCCAGCCCGAGTATGCGTTGACCTATGCTCCGAATCGCTTGAGTGCTCGGATCCAGAGCGCGCCGTTGGTGCTGCCGGATGAAGGCGGGCAGGTTGTCCTCAATGTCGGCGCCGGCCTGACTGCAATGCGCGGTAGCAGTGGCACTGGATCCTCGATGGAGGATATGGTCAGTCTGCCGGCACGCAACAGCCTGGTAGTGCAAATGGTCGACAGCACCGTGGTGACCAATGCTGCGGGCAATCCCGAACAAGTGTTGTTGGTGGGCCTGAATCAGGAAGTCGATGAGCAGGCATTGATGAAGAAGCTCCGATTCCGACTGCTGCCCATCAAGACCGTGACTGAGAAAGACCCCGATCCGGTGTGGTACCAGGGCAGCATTCCTGAGCCCATTCAAAAGCAGAGCGAGGCGCTGCGCCTCGACTTGATTGCGGGCGAGCGCGAAGTCAGTGACACGCACAGCTTCCGGATCAATCTGGAGCCAGGTCGGCAAGTATTGGTGGACGTGGACGGCGGCCTGACGTCGTTCGGCAATTTTGTGATGCCGAAGAAGTACCAGACCCTGATCAGTGCCCCCGACTTCCCGAAAATGCTGCAGTTCGTGGGCGATGGTGCATTGCTTTCCTTGCGCGGTGAACGGCGGCTCAGCGTGGCGTCGCGCAATGTGCCGCTCGCACAGTTGACAGTGGCGCGCGTTCGTCCGGAAGAACTGCATCATCTCGTGCGGTTCAATGATGGGCAAATGGCCAAGCCCAGCTTGCGCGGTTTGGGGCGCGATGATCTGACCGATCGATTCAGCGAAGTTCTGGAAACACCCGCCGAGCAAAGCCGTAGCGCGATCCGCTATTCCGGTGTGGATCTCGGCAAGTACTGGACGCCTGAAAAGCGCGGCGTGTTCATGATCAGCCTGCGGGCGATCTCACAGAACGATGTCGAGTCGAAGGCCGAGGAGTCGGATGATCCGTTCTCGGCGTATGACTATTACGATTACTACGACGACGATGGCAGCAGCCTCCGCGATAGTCGCTTGGTGGTGCTCACCGATCTTGGCGTGCTCGCCAAGACCGAGAAGGACGGCAAGCGCCAGGTCTTTGTGCAAAGCCTGAGTCGCGGCACACCCGTCGCGGGTGCGATGGTCTCGGTGCTGGCCCGCAACGGCGCACGCGTGATCAACGTACAGACGAACAGCGACGGGGTGGCCAGTCTGCCGGACTTCGACAACCTCGTGCGTGAACGCGAGGCAACGCTATTGCTTGTTGAATCGGGTGAAGACGCGAGCTTCCTGCCGCTTCGGGAGTATGGCCGTGCAGTGGACTATTCGCGCTTCGACATTGGTGGTGAGGCCACGCCGCTCGACAAGGGCACGTTGCGCGGCTACCTGTTCTCCGATCGCGGCATGTATCGGCCAGGCGAAACGCTGCATCTTGGCACGATCGTGCGTCGCGAAGACTGGCAGGCGCTGCCGGTGGGCGCGCCGCTGGAACTAAGACTCACTGATCCACGCGGCATCATGGTTGCGAGCCGGCCGTTGGCGCTGGATGCGTCGGGCTTCAATGAATTCAGCCACGAACTGTCTGGCATTGCGCCGACCGGCACGTATGAGGCGTCGCTTGTCCGTTGGCTGGATGACAAACATGTGAACGCCGACTATCTCGGTACGACAACGGTGCGGGTCAAGGAATTCCAGCCGGATCGGATGAAACTGAAAAGCCGGTTTGCCCCGGTGGCGAGCGCGCTCTGGTTGAGCCCTGATGGGCTTCTTGTCGAAGCTGATCTGGAGCATCTGTTTGGCGGCAGTGCCACCGGCAATCGGGTTACCGCGAAAGTGCGGTTGCGGCCGGTAGACCCCGTGCTGCCGGGATTCGAGGATTACGCATTTCCGCGTACGCCGAGCAACTTCGAAACGCAGGAGTTTGATCTCGACGAAGTAACGACCGACGAGCAAGGACACGTGCAGTTTGATCCGGGTGTTTCCGGAGTCGAAACGCCGATCTATCAGATGGACGTCATGCTCGAAGCGTTTGAGGCCGAGGGCGGGCGCTCGGTCATGTCGGACCTGAGCAGTCGAATCAGCAGCCGCGCCTATTTGCTCGCCATCAAGGCTGACGAACAGAATCTGGTGCTGAGTCGCAATGCTGATCGCAGCGTGCACTGGTTGTCGATCGATGCAAATGGCAAGCCCGTTGACCCGGATGACCTCCGGTTTGAGCTGGTCGAACGGCGCTACGTGTCGATTCTGACGCGTGGTAACGACGATCTCTACCGCTACGAATCGCGCCTCAAGGAAATCCCGGTCCTCGCCCAGCCCATCACATTCAAACAAGGCAAAGCGAGCCTGAAGCTACCGACTTCCACACCCGGTGAGTTCCGCTTACGAGTGTTCGATCGTGAACAAACCCAGCTTCTGGAGTCGATGGTTTCGGTGGCCGGTTCTGGCAACACGGCACGAGCGCTGGATCGCAATGCCGAATTGAAAGTGAAGCTGCTGAATCCGGAGCCGGAGCAGGGCGAGACGCTGAGCGTGTCGATCGAGGCGCCGTATCTCGGCGCTGGGCTCATCACGATCGAACGCGAGCACGTGCTGGCGCATGCGTGGTTCAAGATTGATGCGACCCGCAGCGTGCAGACCATTGCGTTGCCGGCGGATCTCGAAGGTCAGGCGTATGTCACCGTACATTTGCTGCGGGCACTGGATTCGCCCGAGATCTTCATGTCGCCGTTGAGCTATGCCGCCGCGCCATTCAAGATCAAAACCACGCCGCGCAACCTGCAGTTGACCATCGATGCGCCCGCCAAACACCGTCCGGGCGAAGACTTGCCAGTGCAGCTGACGTCGTCGAATCCGGCTCGTGTGGCGCTGTTTGCGGTGGACGAGGGGATTCTGCAGGCGGCTGGCTATCGGCTCGTCGACCCCAAGGACACGTTCTTTGCGAAGCGTCAGCTTGAGGTCAATACCGCGCAGATTCTGGACCTCGTCCTGCCTGAATTCAGCTTGCTGACGGCAGCACCCGGTGGTGACGCCGAGGGCGCGCTGGCGCGCCATCTGAATCCGTTCAAGCGCAAACTGGACAAACCTGCGGTGTATTGGGCCGGCATCCAGGATGTCGATGGCACCGCCAGCTTTGCCGTGCCCGTGCCGGACTCGTTCAACGGTCGTCTGCGCGTCATGGCGGTTGCGGTCAATCCCGACCAGATCGGTATCGTCGAAAAAACCACCGACGTGCGCGCGCCATTTGTGTTGAGTCCGAGCGCGCCGGCCTTTGTGTCGCCGGGCGATGAGTTTGAACTCGGCCTCAGCATCAATCGCGAACCCGGTAACGGCAAGCCCGAAACCGAATTGCTGATTCAGGCCGACCAGGGCTTGAGCATTGTCGGTGCCGGCAAGCAAACACTGAGTCTGGCCCCCGGCAAAGAGACCAGCCTGCGCGTGAAGATCAAGGCGGAACAGCAGCTGGGTGCGGGTCGGATTCGGATCACTGCAAGCTCGGGCGTAGACCGATCGACCCGCAGCCTCGAAGTCAGCCTGCGCCCATTGATGCCCTACAAGGGCCAGCAGCAATTGGGTCGCTTCGACGGCAAGCAAAAGACGCTGAATGGCCTGCGCGCATTGTGGCCGAATTTCGCGAAGCGCGATCTGATCGCCGGTCATACGCCCTTGGTGATGATCGGCGCCATCCATGCCAATCTGGAGGATTTTCCGCATCAGTGCAGCGAGCAATTGGCCAGCCAGGCCATGGGCAGCTTGCTACTCGTGCGCTACCCGGATTACGCGAGCAAGCCCGTGCCGGGCGACTATTGGACGGGCGTCTTCGATGTCCTTCGTGCGCGGAGCAACGAGTCGGGCGGCCTGGGGCTTTGGGTGGCTGAAGAAGACGCCAACGTGTTTGTCAGTGCCTGGGCGGGTTTGATGTTCTTGGAAGCTGAGAGCGCTGGCGTGCTGGTGCCGCGCGATCTGGTTCAGAAGAATCTTGGTTTCCTGCAATCACTTAGCGCCGATGACGAGAATGTGCCACGCTTTGAACGCTGGCTCAGCCTGTATGTGCGGGCGCGGCGCGGCGAGGTGGTCACGCTGCCGATGCAGGGGCTGTTGCAGTCCGAGCGCGCCGATGCGCCTGATGGACTGGGTTCGCGCAGTCTGCGCGCAGCGATCCGGATGCTCCTCCAAGATCAAAAAACCGCGCTGTTGGATGCCAATGGCATGGTCAAGGAGTTCCAGTCGGGAATCACGTCGAAAGGCTACGAGATCGACGGCTATGTGAATCCGGTCATGGCCCGCAATCTGGCGCTGATGGTGCTGTACCGTCACTTCCCGGAACAAGCCAAAGGCCTCCCGTCGCATGTGTTCTCGCATCTGGAACTCGCGGTCAACGAACGCCTGATGAATACCGTCAGCGCCGGCAGCGCAGCCTTGGCGCTTGCCGCGCAGGCGCAACGTCTGAGCGATCTGGGCGGTAGTAAGGACTTGAGCCTGTCCTGGCTCGACGCGGCCAAGAAGTCCGGGATGTTTGGCGTGCAGCGGCAGCTCGATGTTCGCGGCGATTGGCCGGAACCGGCCGTGGCGCTGAACATTGTGAATCAGGGTGCTTTGCCAGTCTGGTATTCGTTGCGCGAATCCGGATTCGAAAAGAAGCTGCCAGCGACGCCGCAACAACAGGGCCTGGAGCTGGCCCGCGACTACTTGACACTGGATGGCAAAGCCATTGGCGCCTTGAAGGAGGGCGACGAGATCGAAGTCAGCCTCCGCATTCGCGCGACCGATCTCCGCAATGGCCAACTCGCCATCGTCGAACTGCTACCAGCGGGCTTTGAGTTGCAGGAATATCCGACCGACGAATACGCGCCGCGTGAGGCCCGCTTCCTCGCCTTTGAGCCGGGCGCGCTGACATTTCTCGATGCCCGCGAGGACCGACTCGTGTTGTACGCCAGCGGCACTGAGGCGATGCAGACCTACAAGTACCGCATCAAAGCGACCCAACGCGGCAAGTTCCGCGTGCCGCCGACTTATGCCGAAGATATGTACGATCCGCGCCGACAGAGCATCGGTGCGGAAACGACGGTTCTGACGGTGGAGTGAGTTCAGCGCCGTGCACGCCTTTTCTGTTGGCTGCCGGCGCCTGGTGATCAGTCTCGGCGCGATTGCGGTCGCGCTCGTGATCTGGCGGTCGGTGCCGCATCCGGAATGGTCCCGTCATCAGCCCAGCTCAACGGCGGTGCGGGCGCGCGATGGCACGTTGCTGCGGCTGACATTAGCGTCTGATCAGCGCTATCGACTTTGGGTCCCGCTGGCCGACTATCCGCCAGCGCTGGTCGAAGCGTTGGCGCTCAAGGAAGATCGCTGGTTTCGCTGGCACCCGGGCGTCAATCCGGTCGCTGCCTTGCGCGCACTGAGTTGGCGCCTCAGCGATCAGGAGTCGCGGGTCGGGGCATCGACGTTGACGATGCAGCTGGCCCGAATCGCCGAACGCCTGGACACGCAGTCGTATCGCGGCAAGCTGACGCAGATGACGTCGGCGCTCGTGATCTCGGCAAGCTACAACAAAGACCAAGTGCTGGAGGCTTACCTCAATCTGGCGCCAATGGCTGGCAACGTTGAAGGCTTTGCGACTGCGAGCCGCATCTATTTTGGCAAGCCGGTGCAAGCGCTCAATCTCGTTGAGATACTGACGCTTGCGGTCCTGCCACAGCGACCGCGGCTGTTGCCGCATCCGCAAGGCTTGCAACTCACGCCAGCGGCGCGCGCAGCACGCTTGCGTCTGTTTGAGGACTGGCTGCTGCGCCATCCCGAAGACGCGCGATTTCGTGGCTTGATCGAGGCCGATACGGTCTTGCGGCGGCCTGCTGATCTGCCATTTCTGGCGCCCCATGCGGTCGATCAGGCACTGCGGCTGATCGCCATGCGGGGTGAGTCGCGAACCCACATCGACCTCAGTCTGGATGTGGCCTTGCAAAGTCGGGTGGAGCGCATTCTGGCCGAGTTCCTCAGGCAGAATCAAAATCAAGGCTTCAGCAACGGCAGTGTTTTGCTCGTGGATACGGTCGACGCGGACATCCGCGTGATGATTGGCTCGGCTGACTATTTCGCCGACGATCGCGGCGGTCAGATCAATGGCACGCAGATTCAACGCAGCCCGGGATCCACCTTGAAGCCCATGCTCTACGGCATTGCCATTGACCAAGGTCGGCTGCATCCCGCCTCGGTGCTGCGCGACGTGCCCACCCGATTCGGGCAGTTCTCACCCGAAAATTTCGACGGCGAATTTGTCGGACCGATCAGTGCGCAGGAAGCGCTGAACCGGAGCCGAAATATTCCCGCCGTGCAGATCGCGAGCCGCTTGCAGCATCCCAATCTGTACGATTTGCTGCGCGCTGCTGAAGTCCGCAATCTGCGCCGCGAGTCCTACTATGGGCTGTCGTTGGTGCTGGGTGGTGGCGATCTGAGCGCCCAGGAACTGGCCGGGCTCTATGCGATGATGGCGAATCAGGGCCGACATCGCGGTCTCCGCTTGCTTGCCTCTGACCCGATGCCGCCGGCGCTGCCGCTGTTGAGCCCGGAAGCAAGCTTTATTGTTCGCGACATGCTGGAGCAGCACGCGCGTCCGGATGGTCTGCGAAGCCGACTGCCGGTCGCATGGAAGACGGGAACATCCTGGGGGTTCCATGATGCGTGGACCGCCGGGCTGTTTGGCCGTTATGCCCTCATCGTGTGGCTGGGCACGCCCGATCACGCCGCGCATCCGAATTTGATTGGGGTGCAGGCTGCGGCGCCCTTGTTTTTCCGAATTGTCGATGCACTGAGTCTGGCCCCCGACCAGATTCGCGCCCCAATCGACAGCACGCCGCTCAATCTGCGCCGCGTGGCGGTGTGTCAGGCCAGCGGCGAGCTGCCTAACGCTGACTGTCCCAAAACCGTGCCGACCTGGTTCATTCCAGGCAAGACGGCCATTACCGTCAGCACGGTGCATCGGCGCGTGTGGTTTTCACCGACGGATGGCCGCCCAGTCTGTGGGTCGCCCATTCCGAAAGGCGCGCGCAGCGCCGTCTACGCGTATTGGCCGAGCGAGCTCCGCGAGTCCCGACTCAAGGCCGGTATTCGCGATCAGGCGCCGCCTGATCTTGCGAGTTGCCTGCTCGGTGCCCAACAAGCCGGTAGCGCGCCGATCATTCAGTCGCCGCGGCGGACCGGTACCTATGTCCTGGGCCACGAGTCGGATCGGATCGGCCTGATGGCGAGCGCTGATTCCCAGCAATCGGTGCTGTACTGGTATGCCGACGGCGCGCTGGTTGGCACGAGTCGGCCGCAGGAAACGCTTGAATGGCGGCCGGTGCGAAGTGGCGAGTTCCTGATCTCGGTCAGCGACGCCAGTGGCAACAGTCAGCAGCAGGCGGTAAAAGTGTTGCTTTCCAGTCTTTGAACGAGAGCTGAGTCGGCCCCACTTCGGTGCGAGACGATCATGCGGATTCTTGTGCGGCACGAACGTTTTGTGTGATCAAGCGCTCTCAGCGTGGTTATGATTGGCCAGAACTGGCAGCGGACGGGGAACGGACTCGTATGACGCATACACGACGGTTTGATTGGTGGGTACCAATCGCAGCGCTAGCAGCGCTGCTGTCTTGGCCTGTTGCTGCGGCAAACCCGGAGGCCGCGTTCGCCGGCACTTGGCGAATCGACGTGACGGCGCCGGCCGCGAGTGATGGCGCGCTCGGTTTTACCGTAACGCCGCGAAAACAGGCGCCGATTGCAGTGTCGGTGCCGATCAAGGCGGGGCGCCCACCCGATGGCGTTGCTCGTGATATCCGCGCCCAATTCAGCCGCAAGCTCGATCGAACGGCGTACAAAGTTACGGTGGAGCGCGCGTCCGTGGTCATCGCGGCGGAAATGGGCACGCCGCGCTTCGAGTTGGAGGCCGATCCGGCTACCACCGCGACGTTTGGCATCGCACTCAAACGCGAGTAGGCGTGATCGCGCCCGACACGCACGGATCAAGCAGCCGGGCGCAATATTGGCAGCGCAGCGGAAACCACGGCTTCGGGTGCTTCCCATTGTGGATAGTGTCCGATTCGGTCGAGCCGGACGATATCCGCGCGTGGTATCAACGCCTCGTATCGGGCAGCCATGTGGGCACCCGATATGGGGTCGGCCATGCCAACGATGAAGCGGACAGGAATCGATGCGTCAGTCAGTGCCGCGAGCCAGCGCGTTCGATGCAGGCGACGTTCGGCCAAATAGCCGAGCAGTGACGGAAGCACACGGCGTGCGGCGCGCGGATGCAACGCGGCCCAGCTCTCATTGAGAAACGCAGTGTCTGGCGGGGTCGCAGGGCCGAATATGGCCCGCATCGAGCGGGCGTAACTCGATGCCGAAATCAGTTGCGCCAGAATGGGGCCGATCAACGGTCGGCACAGCAAACGCTGCACCAAGCGGGCCCGATGCGCCTCCGGAAACAAACCGCCGTTGAGCAGGACCACCGCTCGGATGTGATAGGGCCGACCGGCTGACTGCTGACGCGCCAGCAACTCCTGCGTCACTGTGTCGCCATAGTCATGGGCGAGCAGGGCACAAGACGTGATGTGCAATTGCTTAAGCAGCGTGTCGATCAGATCCGCTTGGTCGGCGATCCGGTAGTCATGCGGATGGGGTTTGTCGGACTGGCCGAGCCCGAGCCAGTCCAACGCCAGCAACCGAAAATGCGGCGCCAGCAACGGCCAGACGCGACCGAAGTCGGCGCCGGAACTCGGGAAACCGTGCAGGCATACCAACACTGGCAACGCACTCGGTCCCGAATCACGCAACCACAGCTGATGGGGGCCGAGTTTGATGGCGCTGCCCGCCGGCAACTCGTGGCTCCGGTTGGCGCCGGCAGGCGTCGCCATGGTCAAGCCAGGCGCGTGTCGGGCAAACAGAGTCGGGCCGTGGTGCCGACACCGGGTTCGCTGCTGAGTTTGATCGGCCAGTGGAACCGATCGCTCAGGCGTCGCACAATCGTGAGGCCCACCCCGTGGCCCGGCTTGCTGCCATCGCCCCCGCGAAAGAACGGATCGAACACGCGTTGCAACACGTCTGCGCTCATGCCGCAGCCGGAGTCGGCAATCTGCACGCCTTCGCGATCGACGGTGACGCGGATCGAACCGTGGTCAGTGTATTGGCAAGCGTTACCGAGCAGGTTGGTCAGAATGATGCTGAGCACCGCGGGCGGCGCATCCATCACGAGCTGGGCCTGCTCGTCCAAGATCAGTTCGACCGCCTTCTGACTGACCATGCCGCGCGCGCGCTCATACACATCGCGGACGATGTCGTTGACGAGGATCTGTTCGTTCTTCAGGCTCATGTCGCCCTCGCGAGCGAGAATCAGAAACGCCTGAATCAGACTCTCCATGTCGCTGACGGCGCGCCGGATCTTGGCCATCGATCGTTGCCCGTAGTTGCTCAACGTCTCTTCAGAGACAATGATGTCGGCGGCAATCTTGATGACCGTCAGCGGCGTGCGCAACTCGTGACTGGCATCGCGGGTGAACGCCCGCTCACGGGCGAGGAACTCTTGGTTGCGGGCCGCAAAACTGTGTATGGACTCGGCGAGCGTGCGGACTTCGAGATCGGCGTTGCCCGGCAAATGATCGGGCGAGATGGACGCGAGGTCTGGCTGGCGCGGATCCAGTGCACGCACGGTCTCGGCGAGCCGC
It contains:
- a CDS encoding alpha-2-macroglobulin family protein, with the translated sequence MWQMMKDGWTWASFFAGRLFAAVAGEWQWTPPRWVQRLGRALRANFKPLLALGLAILAGWWGYDWWQSRPKPPEPENLTASLEAPGLTNYVRSPPEIKPLRLHFDHPAKPIDAKDLAKGFILKPALNGRWVWTDETNVAFEPSDDWAIGQTYEVRLEPESCCAKVRPLGETRFEFTTEPFVASVGSREFYQDPTDPKTKRALFELKFSHPVDSAALETRVQLRMVDAKGKAVSQPEYALTYAPNRLSARIQSAPLVLPDEGGQVVLNVGAGLTAMRGSSGTGSSMEDMVSLPARNSLVVQMVDSTVVTNAAGNPEQVLLVGLNQEVDEQALMKKLRFRLLPIKTVTEKDPDPVWYQGSIPEPIQKQSEALRLDLIAGEREVSDTHSFRINLEPGRQVLVDVDGGLTSFGNFVMPKKYQTLISAPDFPKMLQFVGDGALLSLRGERRLSVASRNVPLAQLTVARVRPEELHHLVRFNDGQMAKPSLRGLGRDDLTDRFSEVLETPAEQSRSAIRYSGVDLGKYWTPEKRGVFMISLRAISQNDVESKAEESDDPFSAYDYYDYYDDDGSSLRDSRLVVLTDLGVLAKTEKDGKRQVFVQSLSRGTPVAGAMVSVLARNGARVINVQTNSDGVASLPDFDNLVREREATLLLVESGEDASFLPLREYGRAVDYSRFDIGGEATPLDKGTLRGYLFSDRGMYRPGETLHLGTIVRREDWQALPVGAPLELRLTDPRGIMVASRPLALDASGFNEFSHELSGIAPTGTYEASLVRWLDDKHVNADYLGTTTVRVKEFQPDRMKLKSRFAPVASALWLSPDGLLVEADLEHLFGGSATGNRVTAKVRLRPVDPVLPGFEDYAFPRTPSNFETQEFDLDEVTTDEQGHVQFDPGVSGVETPIYQMDVMLEAFEAEGGRSVMSDLSSRISSRAYLLAIKADEQNLVLSRNADRSVHWLSIDANGKPVDPDDLRFELVERRYVSILTRGNDDLYRYESRLKEIPVLAQPITFKQGKASLKLPTSTPGEFRLRVFDREQTQLLESMVSVAGSGNTARALDRNAELKVKLLNPEPEQGETLSVSIEAPYLGAGLITIEREHVLAHAWFKIDATRSVQTIALPADLEGQAYVTVHLLRALDSPEIFMSPLSYAAAPFKIKTTPRNLQLTIDAPAKHRPGEDLPVQLTSSNPARVALFAVDEGILQAAGYRLVDPKDTFFAKRQLEVNTAQILDLVLPEFSLLTAAPGGDAEGALARHLNPFKRKLDKPAVYWAGIQDVDGTASFAVPVPDSFNGRLRVMAVAVNPDQIGIVEKTTDVRAPFVLSPSAPAFVSPGDEFELGLSINREPGNGKPETELLIQADQGLSIVGAGKQTLSLAPGKETSLRVKIKAEQQLGAGRIRITASSGVDRSTRSLEVSLRPLMPYKGQQQLGRFDGKQKTLNGLRALWPNFAKRDLIAGHTPLVMIGAIHANLEDFPHQCSEQLASQAMGSLLLVRYPDYASKPVPGDYWTGVFDVLRARSNESGGLGLWVAEEDANVFVSAWAGLMFLEAESAGVLVPRDLVQKNLGFLQSLSADDENVPRFERWLSLYVRARRGEVVTLPMQGLLQSERADAPDGLGSRSLRAAIRMLLQDQKTALLDANGMVKEFQSGITSKGYEIDGYVNPVMARNLALMVLYRHFPEQAKGLPSHVFSHLELAVNERLMNTVSAGSAALALAAQAQRLSDLGGSKDLSLSWLDAAKKSGMFGVQRQLDVRGDWPEPAVALNIVNQGALPVWYSLRESGFEKKLPATPQQQGLELARDYLTLDGKAIGALKEGDEIEVSLRIRATDLRNGQLAIVELLPAGFELQEYPTDEYAPREARFLAFEPGALTFLDAREDRLVLYASGTEAMQTYKYRIKATQRGKFRVPPTYAEDMYDPRRQSIGAETTVLTVE
- the pbpC gene encoding penicillin-binding protein 1C, which codes for MHAFSVGCRRLVISLGAIAVALVIWRSVPHPEWSRHQPSSTAVRARDGTLLRLTLASDQRYRLWVPLADYPPALVEALALKEDRWFRWHPGVNPVAALRALSWRLSDQESRVGASTLTMQLARIAERLDTQSYRGKLTQMTSALVISASYNKDQVLEAYLNLAPMAGNVEGFATASRIYFGKPVQALNLVEILTLAVLPQRPRLLPHPQGLQLTPAARAARLRLFEDWLLRHPEDARFRGLIEADTVLRRPADLPFLAPHAVDQALRLIAMRGESRTHIDLSLDVALQSRVERILAEFLRQNQNQGFSNGSVLLVDTVDADIRVMIGSADYFADDRGGQINGTQIQRSPGSTLKPMLYGIAIDQGRLHPASVLRDVPTRFGQFSPENFDGEFVGPISAQEALNRSRNIPAVQIASRLQHPNLYDLLRAAEVRNLRRESYYGLSLVLGGGDLSAQELAGLYAMMANQGRHRGLRLLASDPMPPALPLLSPEASFIVRDMLEQHARPDGLRSRLPVAWKTGTSWGFHDAWTAGLFGRYALIVWLGTPDHAAHPNLIGVQAAAPLFFRIVDALSLAPDQIRAPIDSTPLNLRRVAVCQASGELPNADCPKTVPTWFIPGKTAITVSTVHRRVWFSPTDGRPVCGSPIPKGARSAVYAYWPSELRESRLKAGIRDQAPPDLASCLLGAQQAGSAPIIQSPRRTGTYVLGHESDRIGLMASADSQQSVLYWYADGALVGTSRPQETLEWRPVRSGEFLISVSDASGNSQQQAVKVLLSSL
- a CDS encoding alpha/beta fold hydrolase, which gives rise to MATPAGANRSHELPAGSAIKLGPHQLWLRDSGPSALPVLVCLHGFPSSGADFGRVWPLLAPHFRLLALDWLGLGQSDKPHPHDYRIADQADLIDTLLKQLHITSCALLAHDYGDTVTQELLARQQSAGRPYHIRAVVLLNGGLFPEAHRARLVQRLLCRPLIGPILAQLISASSYARSMRAIFGPATPPDTAFLNESWAALHPRAARRVLPSLLGYLAERRLHRTRWLAALTDASIPVRFIVGMADPISGAHMAARYEALIPRADIVRLDRIGHYPQWEAPEAVVSAALPILRPAA
- a CDS encoding sensor histidine kinase produces the protein MSRESGGGLRSKLWVAFVMQVVAIGLATLFGVYAAMLVLRDVLIKQALVNEAAHYWTLFDKDPGASLPNTYNMHGYARADGGTEVNIPAKLRGLAPGYHSVNQIGGDDLIFVSDHRGHRLWLIFDQEQVNKLALWFGFFPLALVLGAVYVVSFFTYRMSRSAISPIVRLAETVRALDPRQPDLASISPDHLPGNADLEVRTLAESIHSFAARNQEFLARERAFTRDASHELRTPLTVIKIAADIIVSEETLSNYGQRSMAKIRRAVSDMESLIQAFLILAREGDMSLKNEQILVNDIVRDVYERARGMVSQKAVELILDEQAQLVMDAPPAVLSIILTNLLGNACQYTDHGSIRVTVDREGVQIADSGCGMSADVLQRVFDPFFRGGDGSKPGHGVGLTIVRRLSDRFHWPIKLSSEPGVGTTARLCLPDTRLA